In one Pseudomonadota bacterium genomic region, the following are encoded:
- a CDS encoding ribonuclease H-like domain-containing protein: MKAYLDIETDRRGNISVIGIYIEQKGFVQFYGNDITTDNVETIICNAKTVVTFNGDSFDLPLIKKYLNLDIMATANSLDLFKEKKKLGIKGGLKALEKMFGISRKTEGMNGYDAVKLWDSYTKYGRGEALNLLLEYNREDVLNLISLENCLANLKENNHDRVV, encoded by the coding sequence GTGAAGGCTTATCTTGATATTGAAACGGACAGGCGGGGAAATATAAGCGTTATAGGCATATACATCGAACAGAAAGGATTCGTGCAGTTTTATGGCAACGATATAACCACTGACAATGTTGAGACCATAATCTGTAATGCAAAAACTGTGGTAACCTTCAATGGTGACAGTTTCGATCTCCCCCTTATAAAAAAGTACTTAAACCTCGATATAATGGCAACGGCCAACTCCCTCGACCTGTTTAAAGAAAAAAAGAAGCTGGGTATTAAGGGAGGTTTGAAAGCGCTTGAGAAAATGTTTGGCATATCAAGAAAAACAGAGGGCATGAACGGATACGACGCCGTTAAACTCTGGGATAGTTACACAAAATATGGCAGGGGTGAAGCGCTTAATCTTCTTCTTGAATACAATAGAGAGGATGTGTTAAACCTGATCAGTCTTGAAAATTGCCTCGCCAATCTGAAGGAAAATAACCATGATCGAGTCGTTTGA
- the lptG gene encoding LPS export ABC transporter permease LptG: MKRLNRYLISNVLKILAITELAGLIMFMTIEFFEHMDVFTASSRNFVLGIYYLVLRIPYYLNLILPLSFLISMLIFLILMVRNNEMITIRTSGISTASLMKPLIVLSMILIAFSFVLAELFVPVTLSKAEYVYRVKIKKEEPYVFFKNDRIWFKRDNMICNIDFYDIKKDMIRGLTLLELSKDFSIEKRIDAKEGVWKNGSWLFTDVVERTFADDGIKMKKTYAQMKDVIKEHPSIFKVIEKNPEEMGYKELEGHIKKLKQDGHSTRRYLVDLYNKISSPFVNLIMVFAAFSVGLRYSKTKHISKGIFSGISLGIFYWFFHSVSLSFGYSEIFPPLFAAWFSNLLFFSMGIIGIVTLRT, encoded by the coding sequence TTGAAAAGGTTAAATAGATACCTTATTTCTAACGTATTAAAGATCCTCGCTATTACAGAACTTGCAGGGCTGATAATGTTCATGACCATTGAGTTTTTTGAACATATGGATGTGTTTACAGCCTCATCGAGAAATTTTGTATTAGGTATATACTATCTTGTTTTAAGAATACCATATTACCTTAACCTGATTTTACCCCTGTCTTTCCTTATTTCAATGTTAATTTTTCTTATATTGATGGTAAGGAACAATGAGATGATCACCATAAGGACCTCGGGGATAAGCACAGCCTCATTAATGAAACCACTGATAGTGCTATCCATGATACTCATAGCTTTCTCATTTGTTCTTGCGGAGCTGTTTGTTCCGGTTACCCTCAGCAAAGCCGAATATGTTTATAGAGTTAAAATTAAAAAGGAAGAACCTTATGTTTTTTTTAAAAACGACAGGATATGGTTTAAAAGAGATAACATGATCTGCAATATTGATTTTTATGACATTAAAAAAGACATGATAAGAGGTCTCACCCTGTTAGAATTATCAAAAGATTTTTCTATCGAAAAAAGGATTGATGCAAAAGAAGGGGTCTGGAAAAACGGTTCCTGGCTCTTCACCGATGTGGTTGAAAGGACATTTGCCGATGATGGCATAAAAATGAAGAAGACATACGCCCAGATGAAGGATGTAATAAAAGAGCACCCTTCGATATTCAAGGTAATAGAAAAAAACCCTGAAGAAATGGGATATAAAGAACTTGAAGGGCATATAAAAAAATTAAAACAGGATGGGCATAGCACCAGAAGGTATCTTGTCGATCTGTACAACAAAATTTCTTCTCCTTTTGTAAACCTTATCATGGTATTTGCTGCTTTTTCCGTGGGGCTGAGGTATTCCAAAACAAAACATATCTCAAAAGGTATATTTTCCGGTATTTCTCTTGGTATATTTTACTGGTTTTTTCATTCGGTTTCTCTGTCCTTTGGATATTCTGAAATATTTCCCCCCTTGTTTGCTGCCTGGTTTTCGAACCTTCTCTTCTTCTCCATGGGTATCATTGGTATTGTTACGTTGAGGACATAA
- a CDS encoding LptF/LptG family permease → MLSFRNISIRFYIYLLKELSFMFLLSLGILTFILVLGRIGKMVDLVINKGVDLKDIILLIVYSSPPYLMFTLPMAFLLSTIVVLGRFSTENEILALKASGVDIKCLFHPLATFAIAITLIGLINSIALLPASSEEFRNTLINIIKKGITFEDKEGIFNDSIPGIVIYIDKVDTKNKSLTGIIVSDDRDKNLKQTISANKGLINLDPLSLDLFFVLENGNLHRWEKTDDVYRSLFFKKYAFTMNLTNMLPNTTSLRKRPYEMNVKELKKAMTTANANDRYEYLLEIYKKISIPLSTLAFVFLTIPLGIRRKIEGGFSGILYSLLLFIIYYMLMAFTENAGRAIHSPALITSLVPNIVIAGTGLYLLRNLNSEDHITLSQRIRYMWGYYFEKVK, encoded by the coding sequence TTTTATGTTTCTCCTCTCGTTGGGTATCCTCACCTTCATCCTTGTGTTGGGCCGCATCGGAAAAATGGTAGATCTTGTGATTAATAAAGGTGTTGATTTAAAAGACATAATATTGTTAATCGTTTATTCTTCACCGCCTTATCTCATGTTCACCTTGCCGATGGCCTTTTTATTGTCTACCATCGTTGTGCTGGGCAGATTCTCCACGGAAAACGAAATCCTTGCCCTAAAAGCCAGCGGAGTTGATATTAAATGTCTTTTTCATCCTTTAGCAACGTTTGCCATAGCAATAACCCTCATAGGACTTATAAATTCAATAGCATTACTCCCTGCAAGCAGCGAGGAATTTCGAAATACCCTCATCAATATCATCAAAAAAGGTATTACCTTTGAAGATAAAGAAGGAATATTCAACGATAGCATACCTGGTATCGTTATCTACATCGACAAGGTAGACACAAAAAACAAATCACTCACCGGGATAATTGTATCAGATGACAGAGACAAAAATTTAAAGCAAACCATATCAGCAAATAAAGGTTTGATAAATCTTGACCCCCTTTCATTGGACCTGTTTTTTGTGCTGGAAAACGGTAATTTGCACAGATGGGAAAAAACAGATGACGTATACAGGAGTTTGTTCTTTAAAAAATATGCTTTCACGATGAATCTCACAAATATGCTCCCAAATACCACATCCTTAAGAAAAAGACCCTACGAAATGAACGTAAAAGAACTCAAAAAGGCTATGACAACAGCAAATGCAAATGATAGATACGAATATCTTCTCGAAATTTATAAAAAAATTTCTATACCACTTTCAACGCTTGCCTTTGTTTTCCTCACCATACCTCTCGGTATCAGAAGAAAGATAGAAGGCGGTTTTTCCGGTATTCTTTACAGTCTCCTCTTGTTTATCATCTATTACATGCTGATGGCATTTACCGAAAATGCAGGAAGGGCGATACACTCACCCGCATTAATAACATCGCTTGTGCCAAATATTGTCATAGCTGGAACAGGTCTCTATCTATTAAGGAATTTGAACAGCGAGGATCACATTACATTATCGCAAAGAATTCGATATATGTGGGGCTACTATTTTGAAAAGGTTAAATAG